One Legionellales bacterium DNA segment encodes these proteins:
- a CDS encoding N-acetylmuramoyl-L-alanine amidase, whose protein sequence is MIVSAVVLGCLLLCWQTIARAVEITRLRASHDNQRTRLVLDFSGPIPDYKTFTLRDPERVIIDLPATQFTLRPPRKLLKNTIVDDIRIGQNQHHLRLVFDLLQAATPTFFKLSPQGTYGHRLVIDLAINHPPSSIAKPATTQPPKTITQKPNLVPEVVLPHNTQSRPVIVVIDPGHGGKDPGATGPNGVREKDVVLAIARYLKAILNNMPGFKAELTRKSDYYITLRDRLRLARQDQADIFVSIHADAFVHARSRGASVFALSERGASSEAARWLAEKENYSELGGVNLANKGDLLRSVLLDLSQTATINSSLRLGATVLHQLDRITSLHHSRVEQARFVVLKSPDIPSILIETGFISNPFEERRLSSRSYQQQLANAVAQGVKGYFLKHPPLGSYFATLKQNIRYIVKRGDSLSKLAVQYQVSQDQLISYNKLSSRQLRVGQVLMIPGK, encoded by the coding sequence TTGATTGTCTCGGCGGTTGTGCTGGGATGCTTGTTATTGTGCTGGCAGACAATAGCACGGGCAGTAGAAATTACGCGTTTGCGTGCTTCGCACGATAATCAGCGTACGCGGTTAGTGCTCGATTTTTCTGGCCCTATTCCTGATTATAAAACGTTTACGCTGCGCGATCCCGAACGCGTTATTATTGATTTACCTGCAACGCAATTCACCTTGCGTCCCCCGCGTAAACTCTTAAAAAATACCATTGTAGATGATATTCGTATCGGCCAGAATCAACATCATTTACGCTTAGTATTTGACTTATTGCAAGCGGCTACACCTACATTTTTTAAATTATCACCACAAGGCACTTATGGGCATCGTCTCGTTATCGATCTGGCGATTAATCATCCTCCTTCAAGTATTGCAAAACCCGCTACCACACAACCTCCGAAAACAATTACGCAAAAACCGAATTTAGTACCCGAGGTGGTATTACCTCATAACACTCAATCACGTCCTGTGATTGTGGTCATCGACCCGGGACATGGTGGAAAAGATCCAGGTGCCACTGGGCCAAATGGGGTGCGCGAAAAAGATGTGGTGTTAGCCATTGCTCGATATTTAAAAGCGATATTAAATAACATGCCTGGATTTAAAGCAGAATTAACTCGTAAAAGTGATTACTACATTACCTTGCGTGATCGTTTGCGTTTAGCACGTCAAGATCAAGCGGATATTTTTGTTTCTATTCACGCTGATGCCTTTGTTCATGCACGCTCACGAGGAGCTTCGGTATTTGCACTTTCAGAGCGAGGAGCGAGTAGTGAAGCTGCGCGTTGGCTTGCCGAAAAAGAAAACTATTCAGAATTAGGCGGTGTTAATTTAGCGAATAAAGGCGATTTATTGCGCAGTGTTTTACTCGATTTATCGCAAACTGCAACCATTAATTCCAGTTTAAGATTGGGAGCAACGGTATTACATCAACTGGATAGAATTACCAGTTTACATCATTCTCGAGTTGAACAAGCGCGTTTTGTCGTATTAAAATCCCCCGATATTCCTTCGATTTTAATTGAAACTGGATTTATTTCTAATCCATTCGAAGAAAGACGGTTAAGTAGTAGAAGTTATCAACAACAATTAGCGAATGCGGTAGCTCAAGGGGTAAAAGGTTATTTCCTAAAACACCCGCCATTAGGGTCGTATTTTGCTACATTAAAACAAAATATTCGCTATATCGTTAAACGAGGAGATAGTTTATCGAAGCTTGCAGTTCAATATCAGGTAAGCCAAGATCAACTCATTTCCTATAATAAATTATCCAGTAGGCAATTGCGGGTAGGACAAGTGCTCATGATCCCTGGAAAATAA
- a CDS encoding NAD(P)H-hydrate dehydratase: MTTHIDNGIYTTTAIREFEHRAVGEYGLTEFSMMQHAGEAAWQVLKTEWPQAKKIKVICGKGNNGGDGYILASLASLAGLDVEVFYLGEPSQLTAVAQLAWQSAERAHVLLTPWHSNADLQCDVIVDAMLGIGLTNTINSEVAVIIEKINQANRPVLAIDVPSGLIADTGSIAGNSVIATHTITFIGLKLGLVTGDGVSVSGKISVDKINMPESLYHKIAPFSQRVVLDDFQSYLVPRLRNAHKGNFGHVLIVGGDEGMAGAVILSAEAALRAGAGLVSVATRPEHVNAVVAHRPEIMAHGISSSEQLAPLLSRATVIAIGPGLGQQSWGKSLWQAVLKTQLPLIVDADALNLLALAPSTRANWILTPHPGELARLNHCDVQHIQQNRWQQLHAACERYQGVLVLKGAGTLIMSQEKLHSVCGEGNPGMASAGMGDVLTGVIAALIAQGFPLALSAQIGVCAHARAGDIAARLGQRGLIASDVIQTLIQVMH; this comes from the coding sequence GTGACGACACACATCGATAATGGAATATATACCACAACCGCTATTCGCGAATTTGAGCATCGTGCGGTCGGTGAATATGGATTAACTGAATTTTCTATGATGCAACATGCGGGTGAAGCGGCCTGGCAAGTATTAAAAACCGAGTGGCCGCAGGCCAAAAAAATTAAAGTGATTTGTGGTAAAGGCAATAACGGCGGCGATGGTTATATTCTGGCAAGCTTAGCGTCATTAGCAGGTCTCGACGTAGAGGTATTTTATTTAGGCGAACCGAGTCAACTTACTGCGGTTGCTCAGTTAGCATGGCAATCCGCAGAACGCGCTCACGTCTTATTGACGCCTTGGCATAGCAATGCCGATTTGCAATGTGATGTCATAGTCGATGCGATGTTAGGTATTGGTTTAACGAACACCATAAATTCAGAAGTCGCGGTTATAATCGAGAAAATTAATCAAGCCAATAGACCTGTTCTAGCCATCGATGTGCCTTCAGGTTTAATTGCGGATACGGGGAGCATTGCCGGAAATTCAGTGATTGCCACACATACCATAACCTTTATTGGCCTGAAATTAGGTTTAGTCACAGGGGACGGTGTGAGTGTGAGTGGAAAAATCAGCGTCGATAAAATTAATATGCCAGAAAGTTTATATCATAAAATTGCCCCTTTTTCACAGCGAGTGGTTCTCGATGACTTTCAGTCCTATTTAGTTCCCAGACTTCGTAATGCCCATAAAGGAAATTTTGGCCATGTTTTAATCGTAGGTGGCGATGAAGGTATGGCGGGTGCGGTTATCTTGAGTGCTGAAGCAGCATTGCGAGCAGGTGCAGGTTTAGTGAGTGTGGCAACGCGTCCTGAACACGTGAATGCGGTGGTAGCGCATCGACCAGAAATCATGGCTCATGGGATCAGTTCGAGCGAACAACTTGCACCGCTTTTATCCCGTGCGACGGTGATTGCCATAGGCCCAGGACTGGGTCAACAGTCATGGGGGAAATCGTTATGGCAAGCGGTATTGAAAACTCAGTTGCCGCTGATTGTTGATGCTGATGCTCTTAATTTATTAGCACTCGCACCTAGCACGCGCGCCAATTGGATTTTAACGCCACATCCTGGAGAATTAGCGCGTTTGAATCATTGTGATGTTCAACACATTCAGCAAAATCGCTGGCAACAGTTACACGCAGCGTGCGAGCGCTACCAAGGTGTGCTGGTATTAAAAGGGGCGGGTACATTAATCATGAGCCAAGAAAAACTACACTCCGTCTGTGGCGAGGGCAATCCTGGTATGGCTTCGGCGGGTATGGGCGATGTGTTAACCGGTGTGATAGCTGCATTGATAGCGCAAGGTTTTCCTTTAGCCTTAAGTGCACAAATTGGCGTGTGCGCGCATGCCAGAGCCGGTGATATCGCAGCAAGGCTAGGTCAGCGCGGTTTAATTGCCAGCGATGTGATTCAAACCTTAATTCAAGTCATGCACTAA
- the miaA gene encoding tRNA (adenosine(37)-N6)-dimethylallyltransferase MiaA has product MGPTASGKSDIAVNLAQEFPLEIVSVDSAMVYRTMNIGTAKPDNETLAQIPHYLIDVCDPSQAYSAAQFREDAVLAIEKIFRHKKIPLLVGGTMLYYRILQQGIAVLPEAEPQLRQAIDHKAQKVGWTALHEELTKIDPQSAKRIHPNDPQRLQRALEVFYLTGKPLSDYFFQQPPNDLPYQFFNIGLIPEDRKFLHQSIENRFLQMLKMGFIEEVEKLRAREDLHLDLPAMRAVGYRQIWQYLDGVYSYNEMCQKGIVATRQLAKRQLTWLRNWPELHAVNSDNADKTHLVFKLVSERIASLLTLI; this is encoded by the coding sequence ATGGGCCCTACTGCCAGTGGGAAAAGTGATATTGCCGTGAATTTAGCGCAGGAATTTCCGTTAGAAATTGTGAGCGTGGATTCGGCGATGGTTTATCGGACTATGAATATTGGTACAGCCAAACCCGATAATGAAACTTTAGCTCAAATTCCTCATTATCTCATCGATGTCTGCGATCCCAGCCAAGCGTATTCTGCGGCGCAATTTCGTGAGGATGCTGTTCTTGCGATTGAAAAAATTTTTCGCCATAAAAAGATTCCCTTATTAGTGGGTGGAACCATGCTGTATTATCGCATTCTGCAGCAAGGTATCGCCGTCTTACCCGAGGCAGAACCTCAACTCCGCCAAGCAATCGATCATAAAGCCCAAAAAGTAGGATGGACGGCACTGCATGAAGAATTAACGAAAATCGATCCTCAGTCGGCAAAAAGAATACATCCTAACGATCCGCAACGCTTGCAGCGCGCCCTGGAAGTATTTTATTTAACTGGCAAACCCTTGAGTGATTATTTTTTTCAACAGCCACCGAATGATTTACCCTATCAATTTTTTAATATTGGATTAATCCCAGAAGATCGTAAATTTTTACATCAAAGCATCGAGAATCGTTTTTTGCAGATGCTAAAAATGGGATTTATTGAAGAGGTGGAAAAGCTGCGAGCACGTGAAGATTTACATCTCGATTTACCGGCAATGCGTGCAGTGGGATATCGTCAAATTTGGCAATATTTAGACGGTGTTTATTCTTATAATGAAATGTGTCAGAAGGGTATTGTCGCCACTCGACAACTGGCAAAGCGGCAATTAACGTGGTTAAGAAATTGGCCAGAATTGCACGCTGTTAATAGCGATAATGCGGATAAAACTCATTTGGTTTTTAAATTAGTGAGTGAACGCATTGCATCCTTGCTTACTTTAATTTAA
- the hflX gene encoding GTPase HflX has translation MLDRPITNSNRCILVYVVVSQQDEQPGEKEEFQLLAQAAGAEIPSLISAKRPRPDARYFVGLGKVEEIKQALQSSGAELVIINQTLSPAQERNLETALQARVLDRTGLILDIFAQRARSFAGKLQVELAQLHHLSTRLVRGWSHLERQKGGIGLRGPGETQLETDRRLVKGRILHIQKRLEKVKMQRELARAKRVRHAVPTVALVGYTNAGKSTLFNSLVDANVFAADQLFATLDPTLRRLFLPPVGEIVLADTVGFIRDLPHNLIEAFHATLEETREADLLLHVIDSAADERHLHADQVKKVLKQIHADKVPCIEVYNKIDRLPNAEPRIERTENGIIQRVNISAHYHLGIDLLRQAIAERLAHDYIVKKIILLPQEAKLRAELYHLGAIVSESIDETGNFLLSIRLAKPEYQRLFAHHQ, from the coding sequence TTGTTAGACAGACCCATCACTAATAGTAATCGCTGTATTTTGGTTTACGTTGTTGTGAGTCAGCAAGACGAACAACCTGGCGAGAAAGAAGAGTTTCAATTATTAGCGCAAGCCGCTGGTGCTGAAATTCCATCACTGATTAGTGCAAAACGACCTCGGCCTGATGCCCGTTATTTTGTGGGTCTTGGCAAAGTCGAAGAAATTAAACAAGCTCTGCAATCCTCAGGCGCAGAGCTTGTGATTATTAATCAAACCTTATCACCTGCTCAAGAACGCAATCTCGAAACCGCGTTGCAAGCACGCGTACTCGATCGCACGGGTTTAATCTTAGATATTTTCGCGCAACGTGCCCGTTCATTTGCTGGTAAACTGCAAGTTGAATTAGCCCAACTGCATCATTTATCCACTCGCTTAGTGCGTGGTTGGTCGCATTTAGAGCGTCAAAAAGGTGGAATTGGTTTACGAGGGCCAGGCGAAACCCAGCTTGAAACCGATAGACGTTTGGTGAAAGGCAGAATTCTTCATATTCAAAAACGTTTAGAAAAAGTAAAAATGCAACGCGAATTAGCGCGGGCGAAACGTGTGCGTCATGCGGTGCCTACGGTTGCCTTGGTGGGCTATACCAATGCGGGAAAATCTACCTTATTTAATAGCTTAGTGGATGCCAATGTCTTCGCTGCCGATCAATTATTTGCAACGCTCGATCCCACACTACGACGATTATTTTTACCGCCCGTCGGCGAAATTGTTTTAGCCGATACCGTCGGATTTATTCGCGATTTACCGCATAATCTTATTGAAGCATTTCATGCCACACTAGAAGAAACGCGCGAAGCCGATCTGTTACTTCATGTCATTGATAGCGCTGCGGATGAACGTCATTTACACGCCGACCAAGTGAAGAAAGTATTAAAACAAATTCATGCGGATAAAGTGCCTTGTATTGAAGTGTATAATAAAATCGATCGACTTCCCAACGCTGAACCACGGATTGAACGCACGGAAAATGGTATTATTCAACGCGTGAATATTTCGGCACATTATCATCTTGGTATCGATTTATTACGCCAGGCGATTGCTGAACGCTTGGCTCACGATTATATTGTTAAAAAAATTATTTTACTCCCGCAAGAAGCGAAATTACGTGCAGAGTTATATCATCTTGGTGCAATTGTTAGCGAGAGTATCGATGAAACGGGCAATTTTTTATTATCCATTCGCTTAGCAAAACCCGAATATCAACGGTTATTCGCTCATCATCAGTAA
- the hfq gene encoding RNA chaperone Hfq: protein MSRGQSLQDPFLNALRKEKIPVSIYLVNGIKLQGQVESFDQFVVLLRNTVNQMVYKHAISTIVPARNVKMAPMPGDEDGGNII from the coding sequence ATGTCAAGAGGGCAGAGCTTACAAGACCCTTTTTTAAATGCACTACGCAAAGAAAAAATTCCGGTGTCGATTTATTTGGTCAATGGTATTAAGTTACAAGGACAAGTCGAATCATTCGATCAATTCGTGGTGTTATTAAGAAATACTGTTAACCAAATGGTGTATAAACATGCTATTTCCACTATCGTTCCAGCGCGCAATGTCAAAATGGCGCCAATGCCTGGTGACGAAGACGGTGGTAATATTATTTAG
- the tsaE gene encoding tRNA (adenosine(37)-N6)-threonylcarbamoyltransferase complex ATPase subunit type 1 TsaE — protein MKFSLQVNSPEQMSAVAGLLAVPGIERVLIFLHGDLGAGKTTFVRGLLAGFRYKGNVPSPTYTLVESYSLKNNTLHHFDLYRIHDPEELYFIGIDDYIARGWSCVEWPEKAEGALGQPDLEIRFEIQGDIRKLHFESHTEIGRDLLQLL, from the coding sequence ATGAAATTTTCTTTACAAGTCAATTCACCCGAGCAAATGTCAGCCGTTGCTGGATTATTAGCCGTGCCTGGAATCGAACGGGTATTAATTTTTTTGCATGGTGACTTAGGCGCCGGTAAAACCACCTTTGTGCGCGGATTATTAGCGGGTTTTCGTTATAAGGGGAATGTGCCGAGTCCGACGTATACTTTGGTAGAATCGTATTCATTAAAAAATAATACGCTTCACCATTTCGATTTATATCGCATTCACGATCCAGAAGAATTATATTTTATTGGCATTGATGACTATATTGCTCGAGGATGGAGTTGCGTGGAGTGGCCAGAAAAAGCTGAAGGGGCATTAGGCCAGCCAGATTTAGAGATCCGATTTGAGATTCAGGGAGATATTCGCAAATTACACTTTGAATCGCACACAGAAATTGGCCGTGATTTGTTGCAGTTGCTATAA
- a CDS encoding MlaE family lipid ABC transporter permease subunit: MDETTLANWVYHQHTHTISCKGMWIAEYCHELPRIEKNQFPQEDITIDVTKISQLDSVGALALCHLAEDLTQRHFNFKLIGFNDEQQTLFNLIRDQHHALEKPASLSKHSFLYRLGKMSFAAISEGISFLSFLGETVCVRPREILRMKSLFFKAIIATIDKTGFRALLIVGLLSILIGVVLAYQMGVQLQSYGAEIYIVDLLGIAIFREFGPLITAIIIAGRTSSSFTAEIGTMKAKEELDALRTLGLSPTRLLVLPKILGLMIALPLLTVWADGFGVLGGMLMSKSMLGISYADFLIRFKENVALRHLLIGLSKAPVFALLIASVGCFEGFRVTGSAESVGQNTTKSVVIAIFLIIVTDAAFSILFSWNNL, translated from the coding sequence ATGGATGAAACAACATTAGCGAATTGGGTTTATCATCAACATACCCATACGATTAGCTGCAAAGGAATGTGGATTGCCGAATATTGCCACGAGCTACCCCGCATTGAAAAAAATCAATTTCCTCAAGAAGACATTACCATCGATGTCACTAAAATTTCACAACTCGATAGTGTCGGCGCTTTAGCATTATGTCATCTGGCCGAAGATTTAACTCAACGTCATTTCAATTTTAAATTAATCGGGTTTAATGACGAACAACAAACATTATTTAACTTAATTCGCGATCAACACCATGCCTTAGAAAAACCAGCGAGTCTCTCGAAACATTCTTTTTTATATCGTTTAGGCAAAATGTCATTTGCCGCTATTAGCGAAGGCATTTCATTTTTAAGTTTTTTAGGTGAAACTGTTTGTGTGCGCCCGCGTGAAATTCTCCGCATGAAAAGTTTATTCTTCAAAGCGATTATTGCTACGATCGATAAAACCGGATTTCGTGCTTTGTTAATCGTGGGATTACTTTCCATTTTAATTGGCGTTGTCTTAGCGTATCAAATGGGTGTGCAATTACAAAGTTATGGCGCAGAAATTTATATTGTTGATTTACTCGGCATTGCAATTTTTCGTGAATTTGGCCCATTAATTACTGCTATTATTATTGCCGGCCGCACCAGTTCTTCCTTTACCGCAGAAATTGGCACCATGAAAGCCAAAGAAGAATTAGATGCCCTCCGCACACTAGGATTATCGCCAACGCGCTTACTGGTTTTACCTAAAATTCTCGGTTTAATGATTGCTCTCCCATTATTAACTGTATGGGCAGATGGCTTTGGTGTATTAGGGGGCATGCTCATGTCAAAATCAATGTTGGGTATCAGCTATGCGGATTTTTTAATTCGATTTAAAGAAAACGTCGCACTCCGCCACTTGTTAATTGGTTTATCTAAAGCGCCTGTGTTTGCATTATTAATTGCCAGCGTGGGCTGTTTCGAAGGTTTTCGCGTCACTGGCAGTGCGGAAAGTGTTGGGCAAAACACGACAAAAAGTGTCGTGATTGCTATTTTTTTGATTATTGTCACCGATGCCGCTTTTTCCATTTTATTCAGTTGGAATAATTTATGA
- the mutL gene encoding DNA mismatch repair endonuclease MutL, translated as MQIRVLDKLVANQIAAGEVVERPYSVVKELVENAIDSGAKRIEIDIERGGLRLIRVRDNGCGIPKEDLPNALARHATSKIRKTDDLREIMSLGFRGEALASIAAVSRLSLSSRMAGHRSAWRIQVEGNDQEPSLVPVAHNDGTTVEVRDLFYNTPARRKFLRTEKTEFNHIEEMIRKLALSRFDIGISFKHNKRSVFEFKPAHDILNKEQRLAKLYGSNFMRHAVAIDMERNGLQLTGWIAVPEFTRNQADLQSFFVNARVIKDKLISHAIRQAYGDKLAEGRYPAYALYLNINPGEVDVNVHPTKHEVRFSEARLVHDFITSAIQEALAKSTEVVNLKFDYANTQTVRPVSQDDDYAQSIPTQSHRLHEPSEPYYYHETAANKLYDSPEIKPEPDLANGPLGRALAQVHEKYIIAENSEGLILLNVEKAQQILIYQRLLNQFNQNAIVVQPLLIPETIAVSEKLLNNFDHIQTVFNQYGIEIDRLNEEAIVLRKLPKLLRNANFRELLTAGLEFIQTKKRFNAEKIVYELAQHGVNKQRNRLSPQEMNILLRDIEKLENKNNEGIWQQISLTNMAKLS; from the coding sequence ATGCAAATTCGAGTGTTAGATAAATTAGTCGCTAATCAAATTGCGGCGGGTGAAGTTGTCGAAAGACCTTATTCGGTGGTAAAAGAATTAGTGGAAAATGCCATCGATAGCGGCGCGAAACGTATTGAAATTGATATTGAGCGCGGTGGCTTGCGATTAATTCGGGTGCGTGATAATGGTTGTGGCATACCCAAAGAAGATTTACCGAACGCGTTAGCGCGTCATGCTACCAGCAAAATTCGCAAAACCGATGATTTACGTGAAATTATGAGTTTAGGTTTTCGTGGTGAAGCCTTGGCAAGCATTGCTGCAGTGTCACGTTTAAGTTTAAGTTCGCGCATGGCAGGGCATCGCTCGGCTTGGCGTATTCAAGTGGAAGGAAACGATCAAGAGCCTTCATTAGTGCCCGTTGCTCACAACGATGGTACCACCGTGGAAGTGCGCGATTTGTTTTACAATACGCCCGCGCGGCGCAAATTTTTGCGTACCGAAAAAACGGAATTTAATCACATTGAAGAAATGATCCGTAAGTTAGCCTTGAGTCGTTTTGATATTGGAATTAGCTTTAAACACAATAAACGCAGTGTCTTTGAATTTAAACCGGCACACGATATTTTAAATAAAGAACAACGGTTAGCAAAATTATACGGTTCAAATTTTATGCGTCATGCGGTCGCGATTGATATGGAGCGCAATGGGTTGCAATTAACTGGATGGATTGCTGTGCCAGAGTTCACGCGCAATCAAGCCGATTTACAATCTTTTTTTGTTAATGCCCGAGTCATTAAAGATAAATTAATTTCTCATGCTATTCGTCAAGCCTATGGCGATAAATTAGCGGAAGGGCGTTATCCCGCTTATGCGTTATATTTAAATATCAATCCCGGTGAGGTTGATGTCAATGTTCATCCGACTAAACACGAAGTACGTTTTAGTGAAGCGCGTTTAGTTCACGATTTTATTACCAGTGCTATTCAAGAAGCATTAGCAAAATCCACAGAAGTCGTTAATTTAAAATTTGATTATGCGAATACGCAAACGGTACGCCCGGTTTCTCAGGACGATGATTACGCGCAATCGATACCCACGCAATCTCATCGACTTCACGAACCGAGTGAACCCTATTATTATCATGAAACGGCTGCGAATAAGTTATATGACTCTCCAGAAATTAAACCCGAGCCTGATTTAGCCAATGGACCTCTAGGACGTGCGCTTGCGCAAGTTCACGAAAAATATATTATTGCGGAAAATAGTGAAGGATTAATTTTATTAAATGTGGAGAAAGCACAGCAAATATTAATTTATCAACGATTGCTGAATCAATTTAATCAAAACGCTATTGTTGTTCAACCTCTATTAATCCCTGAAACCATTGCTGTTTCCGAAAAATTATTAAATAATTTTGATCACATTCAGACGGTATTTAATCAATATGGAATTGAAATAGATCGGTTAAATGAAGAAGCTATCGTACTAAGAAAATTACCCAAATTACTTCGCAATGCTAATTTTCGTGAATTATTAACGGCAGGCTTAGAGTTTATACAAACTAAAAAGCGTTTTAATGCTGAGAAAATAGTATACGAATTAGCACAACATGGCGTTAATAAACAACGTAATCGTTTATCTCCCCAAGAAATGAATATCTTATTGCGAGATATCGAAAAATTAGAAAATAAAAATAACGAGGGAATTTGGCAACAAATTTCACTCACGAATATGGCGAAGCTCTCTTGA
- a CDS encoding ATP-binding cassette domain-containing protein, with amino-acid sequence MSEAKPIIEIRNLSTFFGDKCIHHNIDLTVYSREILAIVGGSGSGKTTLMREMLMLHPPTRGSITLFNHDITQLSFDERQKIQPNIGVMFQQGALFSSLTVQENIAFPLTLHTQLSKKMIDEIALIKMQLVGLPLSASQLYPAELSGGMIKRVAVARAIARDPTLLFLDEPTAGLDPNGAGALDDLILELHKTLGLTIILVTHDLDTLWKVSHRVAFLGQKKVLAVDSMSALTQSNDPDIHAYFNSPRAKNAQAAYL; translated from the coding sequence ATGAGTGAAGCTAAACCGATTATTGAAATTCGTAATTTATCGACTTTTTTCGGCGATAAATGCATTCATCATAATATTGATTTAACCGTCTACTCGCGAGAAATTTTAGCCATCGTCGGCGGCAGTGGGAGTGGCAAAACCACGTTAATGCGCGAAATGCTCATGCTTCATCCCCCCACGCGCGGATCCATTACTCTTTTTAATCACGATATTACTCAACTCAGTTTTGATGAGAGACAAAAAATTCAACCTAACATTGGCGTGATGTTTCAACAAGGCGCTTTATTTTCCTCGTTAACCGTGCAAGAAAATATTGCTTTTCCCTTAACCTTACACACACAATTATCCAAAAAAATGATTGATGAAATTGCCTTAATCAAAATGCAACTCGTTGGCTTGCCCCTGTCGGCAAGCCAGTTGTATCCCGCTGAATTAAGTGGGGGGATGATTAAACGCGTCGCGGTAGCACGAGCCATAGCCAGAGATCCGACCTTATTATTTTTAGATGAACCCACCGCCGGACTCGATCCCAATGGTGCAGGTGCTCTTGATGATTTAATTTTAGAATTACATAAGACTTTAGGTTTAACGATTATTTTAGTCACTCATGATTTAGATACCTTGTGGAAAGTCAGTCATCGCGTGGCTTTTTTAGGGCAAAAAAAAGTATTAGCCGTGGATTCGATGTCAGCATTAACACAATCGAACGATCCCGATATTCACGCCTATTTTAACAGTCCGCGTGCGAAAAACGCTCAAGCTGCGTATCTGTGA
- the queG gene encoding tRNA epoxyqueuosine(34) reductase QueG: MNQSIDYAQLSNHIKLWGRELGFQQIGISDTDLTQASEFLQQWLGKQYHGEMQYLQRHASLRAQPQQLIPNTQSVICVRLNYLPPNVELFSLLKKRDHAYLSRYALGRDYHKLIRKRLTQLALKIKTEIGDFQYRAFADSAPVMEKPLAVKAGLGWMGKHTNLLHREAGSWFFLGTLYTDLPLPADKPLESHCGKCQACLKICPTQAIVKPYELNASRCISYLTIELRGSIPEELRPLMGNRIYGCDDCQLVCPWNRYAQMTEETDFLPRHHLDNCTLLELFAWDENTFFKKTEGSAIRRIGYACWLRNIAVALGNAPFDEKIIFALTEKKAYDNDLVREHVLWALQQQEQKRLNGDKTWMKQH; encoded by the coding sequence ATGAATCAGTCTATCGACTACGCACAGTTATCAAATCACATTAAACTCTGGGGACGTGAGCTTGGATTTCAACAGATTGGGATCAGCGACACCGATTTAACTCAAGCCAGCGAATTTTTGCAACAATGGTTAGGAAAACAGTATCACGGTGAGATGCAATATCTGCAACGTCATGCCAGTTTACGCGCACAACCACAACAATTAATCCCCAACACGCAAAGTGTGATCTGTGTGCGTTTAAATTATTTACCACCCAATGTAGAATTATTTTCGCTATTAAAAAAACGTGACCATGCCTATCTTTCGCGTTACGCTTTAGGGCGGGATTATCATAAATTAATTCGTAAACGCTTAACGCAATTAGCGTTGAAAATAAAAACTGAGATTGGCGATTTTCAATATCGAGCGTTTGCCGATAGCGCACCCGTTATGGAAAAACCGCTTGCCGTTAAAGCCGGTTTAGGCTGGATGGGTAAACACACCAATTTACTCCACCGTGAGGCAGGATCGTGGTTTTTTCTCGGCACGCTCTATACCGATTTACCCTTACCAGCCGATAAACCACTTGAAAGTCATTGTGGAAAATGCCAAGCCTGCTTGAAAATTTGTCCGACGCAAGCAATCGTCAAACCTTATGAATTAAATGCCAGCCGTTGCATTTCTTATTTAACCATCGAATTACGCGGTTCGATTCCAGAAGAATTACGTCCGTTAATGGGTAATCGTATTTATGGTTGCGATGATTGCCAGTTAGTTTGCCCATGGAATCGCTACGCTCAAATGACTGAAGAAACCGATTTTTTACCCCGTCACCATCTCGATAATTGTACTCTTTTAGAATTATTTGCCTGGGATGAAAACACCTTTTTTAAAAAAACGGAAGGATCTGCAATTCGTCGCATTGGTTATGCCTGTTGGTTGCGTAATATTGCGGTAGCGCTGGGCAATGCACCCTTCGATGAAAAAATAATTTTCGCATTAACAGAAAAAAAAGCATACGATAACGATTTAGTGCGCGAACATGTGCTCTGGGCTTTACAACAACAAGAGCAAAAACGATTAAACGGTGATAAGACATGGATGAAACAACATTAG